From a single Candidatus Saccharibacteria bacterium genomic region:
- a CDS encoding IS30 family transposase, with amino-acid sequence MVTRTDSRKTSLQAGFEPVSAPTIYKYIRSPHGRQLEYELSLAKNKRTRKSQRKITTLGDRIFIDKRPQAANVRAQYGHWEGDFIVGGKKYPKTSLLVLHERVSRYTYIRKISARTAKQVEDTLAEAVSKLGPFKSLTLDNDIAFRRHLDLSKSLNAPIYFCQPYHSWEKGGVENANRLIRRFVPKGCNIARFTYKDIAYIENWINTVPRQILGFKTATEVMNDYKKEAMNA; translated from the coding sequence ACAGATAGCCGGAAGACTAGCCTACAAGCTGGGTTCGAGCCCGTATCTGCACCTACTATCTACAAATACATTCGCAGTCCTCATGGTAGACAGCTAGAATACGAGCTAAGCCTAGCCAAAAATAAGCGCACCAGGAAGAGTCAACGTAAAATAACTACCCTAGGAGACCGTATCTTCATAGATAAGCGTCCGCAGGCAGCTAACGTGAGAGCTCAGTATGGTCACTGGGAAGGAGATTTCATAGTTGGAGGCAAGAAGTATCCAAAGACATCACTCCTGGTACTTCACGAAAGGGTTAGTAGATATACCTACATCCGAAAGATCAGTGCCAGAACAGCAAAACAAGTTGAAGATACGTTAGCAGAAGCCGTGAGTAAACTAGGACCGTTCAAGAGCCTGACACTAGACAACGACATAGCGTTCAGAAGACACTTGGACCTAAGTAAATCATTGAACGCGCCAATATATTTCTGCCAACCCTACCACTCATGGGAGAAAGGTGGTGTTGAGAACGCTAATAGGCTTATTCGAAGATTTGTACCAAAAGGTTGTAACATAGCGAGGTTTACGTACAAAGATATAGCTTACATTGAAAACTGGATTAATACGGTTCCGAGGCAAATACTAGGATTTAAAACAGCAACTGAAGTAATGAATGACTACAAAAAGGAGGCAATGAATGCATAA
- a CDS encoding ATP-binding protein produces the protein MQTLFLMLGLPGAGKTTAASEIAKQTHAVHISSDDERRKLFKKSNFTQDEHTELYQHIDKKVEKLLAEGKSVIYDANLNRLEHRIEKYTLASKFNLKTILIWVQTPKELAKKRRVQHEPQPDLTPQDESPESMFDRIAGVFEAPLPANEEFVIIDGQHVNAESIRVMLSHI, from the coding sequence ATGCAAACTCTATTTCTAATGCTCGGTCTACCCGGTGCGGGCAAAACTACCGCTGCTAGCGAAATAGCAAAGCAGACTCATGCGGTACACATATCCTCAGATGACGAAAGGCGCAAACTTTTCAAGAAGTCTAACTTCACCCAAGATGAGCACACTGAGCTGTACCAACACATCGACAAAAAGGTTGAGAAGCTGCTTGCAGAAGGTAAAAGTGTCATTTATGACGCGAACCTCAACCGGCTAGAACATCGTATTGAGAAATACACCCTAGCCAGTAAGTTTAACCTCAAAACGATACTGATTTGGGTACAAACCCCCAAAGAACTGGCCAAGAAACGCCGCGTACAGCACGAACCCCAACCAGACTTAACTCCCCAAGACGAAAGCCCAGAAAGCATGTTCGATCGTATAGCTGGTGTTTTTGAAGCACCGTTACCTGCGAACGAAGAGTTTGTGATCATAGACGGCCAACATGTTAACGCCGAGTCAATCCGTGTTATGCTGTCGCATATATGA
- a CDS encoding thermonuclease family protein, producing the protein MSSIQNFEETKRVNRRAFWLFFVLFAILGGLGYYAWRVNPVNFRAIHITIKNPFAKKPVPVGYYRVIEVVDGDTIVVEMNGSQERIRMIGVDTPETHHPEKPVQCFGLAAAKFTKDLVDGKVVRLESDQQSNNRDRYDRLLRYVFTEDGTLLNRKLIEDGYGFAYVSFPFDKQQEFLTAEREARQNNRGLWSGCDVNENDLSPSTTFRN; encoded by the coding sequence ATGAGCTCAATTCAAAACTTCGAAGAGACAAAGCGAGTAAACCGTAGGGCGTTTTGGTTATTTTTTGTGCTTTTTGCAATCTTGGGTGGACTAGGCTACTATGCCTGGCGCGTCAATCCGGTCAACTTCAGAGCCATTCATATTACAATCAAAAACCCATTTGCCAAAAAGCCGGTTCCCGTCGGCTACTACCGAGTAATTGAGGTCGTAGACGGTGATACAATCGTAGTAGAAATGAACGGCTCGCAGGAGCGAATCAGAATGATCGGCGTCGACACCCCAGAGACACACCACCCGGAAAAACCGGTTCAGTGTTTCGGTCTGGCTGCCGCCAAATTCACCAAAGACCTAGTTGACGGCAAAGTAGTGAGACTTGAGAGCGACCAACAGAGCAATAACCGCGACCGATATGACCGGTTGCTACGCTATGTCTTTACCGAAGATGGCACATTATTAAATCGCAAACTAATCGAGGATGGCTACGGCTTTGCCTACGTCAGTTTTCCTTTTGACAAACAACAAGAATTTCTAACAGCCGAGCGCGAGGCTCGTCAGAACAACCGCGGCCTCTGGAGCGGCTGCGACGTCAACGAAAACGACTTGAGCCCCAGCACTACTTTCCGCAACTAA
- a CDS encoding glycosyltransferase family 2 protein, with protein MTISIVVPVHNDAEHLKCCLDSISAQSSSPDEVIVVDNNCSDDSVKVAGGYGFVTLLKEPKQGVVFARNRGFNAASGDVVARIDADTILPPDWLAKGYTTF; from the coding sequence ATGACCATAAGCATTGTCGTGCCAGTTCACAACGACGCGGAGCATCTTAAGTGTTGTTTAGATTCTATATCCGCGCAGTCTAGTTCGCCTGATGAGGTCATCGTCGTTGACAACAATTGTAGCGACGATTCCGTGAAAGTGGCTGGAGGGTATGGCTTCGTTACCCTACTTAAAGAACCTAAGCAGGGAGTGGTTTTTGCCCGCAATCGCGGCTTTAATGCAGCTAGTGGGGACGTAGTCGCAAGGATTGATGCGGATACGATTTTGCCGCCAGATTGGCTCGCTAAGGGTTACACGACATTTTGA
- a CDS encoding beta-galactosidase: MKKRLSKTNIKRASHQAKILGVIKPWQELSKLKRVLVSLLLVVFAWFGVMYGVAQWYIWKHRNEPLRIGATFIPDYARHFELDPKETMDAMINDLGIKQFRLVSYWKNIEPEEGKFDFSELDWQFEKVAKAGGKVSLAIGLRQPRWPECHAPEWIGGADKPIWVPKLKTFITKVVERYRNNPTLESYQLENEFFMNVFGICPDFSRDRLTDEFNMIKSLDSTHPIIVSRSNNWVGLPLGDPRPDQFGISVYKRVWDKTITKRYFEYPLPAWFYASLAGGGELFTGKSMVLHELQTESWLPEGFDMKTATTEELDKSLSPERLRDRIKYGVATGMKDIYLWGPEWWYYMKVKRAEPKLWDTAKDELAKYR, from the coding sequence ATGAAAAAAAGACTATCTAAAACAAATATAAAACGGGCTAGCCACCAAGCTAAAATTTTAGGAGTAATTAAGCCCTGGCAAGAACTGTCAAAGCTCAAGCGTGTCCTCGTGTCGTTGCTGCTAGTAGTTTTTGCATGGTTCGGCGTGATGTACGGCGTTGCTCAGTGGTATATTTGGAAGCATCGTAATGAGCCACTGCGAATTGGCGCTACTTTTATCCCGGATTATGCTCGCCATTTTGAGCTTGACCCCAAAGAAACGATGGATGCCATGATTAATGATCTTGGCATAAAACAGTTCCGCTTAGTTAGTTATTGGAAAAACATCGAGCCCGAAGAAGGCAAGTTCGATTTTAGCGAACTAGACTGGCAATTCGAAAAAGTCGCCAAAGCTGGTGGCAAAGTGTCTTTGGCGATCGGGCTCAGACAACCACGCTGGCCGGAATGCCATGCACCGGAGTGGATTGGCGGGGCGGACAAGCCAATTTGGGTACCGAAGCTAAAAACTTTTATAACTAAGGTCGTTGAGCGATATCGTAACAACCCGACACTCGAAAGTTACCAGCTAGAAAACGAGTTCTTTATGAATGTTTTTGGCATCTGCCCAGACTTCTCACGCGATCGTCTAACAGATGAATTCAACATGATCAAAAGCCTCGATTCAACTCACCCAATAATCGTCAGCCGCAGCAACAACTGGGTCGGCTTACCACTTGGTGATCCACGCCCAGACCAATTCGGTATTTCGGTTTACAAGCGCGTCTGGGACAAGACAATTACAAAACGCTATTTTGAATACCCATTGCCAGCTTGGTTTTACGCTAGCCTTGCCGGGGGCGGGGAACTGTTTACTGGAAAAAGCATGGTTTTGCATGAACTTCAAACAGAAAGTTGGCTACCGGAAGGCTTTGACATGAAAACAGCCACTACCGAGGAACTAGACAAATCGCTAAGCCCTGAGCGCCTGCGCGACCGAATCAAATACGGCGTTGCTACTGGTATGAAAGACATTTACCTCTGGGGGCCAGAATGGTGGTATTACATGAAAGTTAAGCGTGCCGAACCAAAACTCTGGGACACCGCCAAAGACGAACTAGCAAAGTATAGATAA
- the smpB gene encoding SsrA-binding protein SmpB encodes MNKKRPASSKIQNRRARFDYELGDNFTCGLALNGRETKALRLGRGQLQGAYVTIKDGELWLINAQIHGTNGIAIEESDKTRARKLLAKKREIDALIAAKQQGKTIVPTEILTKTRFIKLRIAIGRGKKAYDKRETIKKRDIERHY; translated from the coding sequence ATGAATAAAAAGAGGCCAGCAAGTAGTAAGATTCAAAACCGACGAGCACGGTTTGATTATGAATTGGGCGATAATTTTACTTGTGGTCTAGCTCTCAACGGCCGTGAAACAAAAGCATTAAGGCTCGGGCGGGGACAACTGCAGGGTGCTTATGTGACGATTAAAGATGGGGAACTGTGGCTAATCAACGCTCAAATCCATGGCACCAACGGCATTGCCATTGAGGAGTCAGATAAAACTAGAGCGCGAAAACTTTTAGCCAAAAAGAGGGAAATCGATGCATTAATCGCCGCCAAGCAACAGGGCAAAACCATCGTTCCTACCGAAATCCTGACTAAAACTCGTTTTATCAAGCTCAGAATCGCGATTGGCCGCGGCAAAAAAGCCTACGACAAGCGTGAGACCATAAAAAAGCGCGATATTGAGCGTCATTACTAA
- a CDS encoding UMP kinase, with product MYKRVLLKVSGEQLAGEFDGGLDPKKGHWLAKEVRKVLDEDCQVIIMVGGGNYLRGAQIAGHGIKRVTADQMGMLATMMNALALTDLFEDAGISTRCLSTIFAQQLAEPFVHRLAEKHLKRGRVVIVAGGSGRPYVTTDTAAVILALELNCDAVLKSTKVDGVYDRDPTKFKDAKRYDKLSFQEAVENEEIKVMDKAAMGLAMEQHKPIVIFELDKPGNIARVVRQENVGTLIK from the coding sequence ATGTATAAGAGAGTACTGCTTAAGGTGTCGGGTGAACAGTTGGCGGGTGAGTTTGATGGTGGTCTCGACCCCAAAAAAGGTCACTGGCTGGCCAAAGAAGTTCGTAAGGTGCTTGACGAAGACTGCCAGGTAATAATTATGGTTGGCGGCGGCAACTATCTGCGTGGGGCTCAAATTGCCGGCCACGGGATCAAGCGCGTTACGGCTGACCAAATGGGTATGTTGGCGACAATGATGAATGCCCTAGCTCTTACTGATCTGTTTGAAGATGCCGGTATCAGCACCAGATGTTTGAGTACTATCTTCGCTCAGCAACTAGCCGAGCCTTTCGTGCATCGCTTGGCTGAGAAGCACCTTAAACGTGGAAGAGTAGTAATTGTGGCTGGCGGTTCGGGTCGTCCTTACGTAACTACAGATACGGCAGCAGTTATTTTGGCACTCGAGCTAAACTGCGACGCCGTGCTCAAATCTACCAAAGTTGACGGAGTTTATGACCGAGATCCGACCAAGTTTAAAGACGCCAAGCGCTACGACAAGCTAAGCTTTCAGGAAGCTGTCGAGAACGAGGAAATAAAGGTCATGGACAAGGCTGCAATGGGGTTAGCTATGGAGCAGCATAAGCCAATAGTTATTTTTGAGCTTGATAAGCCAGGTAATATCGCCAGGGTTGTTCGTCAAGAAAATGTTGGTACGCTGATAAAATGA
- the xth gene encoding exodeoxyribonuclease III: MKIYSWNVNGIRAVVRKGEFQKFIDAHDPDILCLQETKAEQAQAEIDLPQYHEFWNSSRTKKGYSGTAIFSKTEPTSVVNDIPSQIAASHSLVADKYGHSNDEGRVVATEFQDFWVVTAYTPNSKDDLTRIPLRQQWDAAIAEYCAELQLQKPVIYCGDMNVAHTEDDLANPKPNIGKKGFTAEERSGFDNWLAKGFVDTFRIFTSGNGHYTWWSHFANSRARNVGWRIDYFLVSQAIKSKVHKASIHADVMGSDHCPVSIEIEP, encoded by the coding sequence ATGAAGATATACTCTTGGAACGTAAATGGTATCCGTGCAGTCGTACGTAAAGGCGAGTTTCAAAAGTTTATCGATGCGCACGATCCAGACATACTTTGTCTACAGGAGACCAAGGCCGAACAAGCCCAGGCCGAAATAGACTTGCCTCAATACCATGAGTTTTGGAATTCTAGCCGGACCAAAAAGGGCTACAGTGGCACAGCTATCTTCTCCAAAACCGAGCCTACCTCTGTAGTTAATGACATCCCAAGCCAAATTGCTGCCAGTCACAGTCTAGTCGCCGACAAATACGGCCACAGTAACGATGAGGGCAGGGTAGTTGCTACCGAGTTTCAAGACTTCTGGGTTGTTACTGCCTACACACCTAATTCAAAGGACGATTTGACTCGAATCCCACTACGGCAACAATGGGACGCAGCCATCGCCGAATACTGTGCAGAGCTACAACTTCAAAAACCAGTTATATATTGTGGTGATATGAACGTCGCCCACACCGAAGACGATCTAGCAAACCCTAAACCAAACATTGGCAAAAAGGGCTTCACGGCTGAAGAAAGAAGTGGCTTCGACAACTGGCTTGCTAAGGGTTTTGTCGATACTTTTCGCATTTTTACGAGCGGTAATGGGCACTATACTTGGTGGAGTCACTTCGCTAACTCTCGAGCTCGGAATGTCGGCTGGAGAATCGACTATTTTCTGGTCAGTCAAGCAATAAAGAGCAAAGTTCATAAAGCCAGCATTCATGCCGATGTAATGGGCAGCGACCATTGTCCGGTAAGTATTGAAATAGAGCCATGA
- a CDS encoding HAD family phosphatase, translating into MSRPFAVFDVDGTIARSSLLQLIVRELANRGHVSIGTAIAIEKLLNDYRQRISDDTFGAFMKKAVEMMFADMPAGLRSSEYDIAVQTVVSESIPNRYLYTSELVKSLKTRGYFVIAISGSEFRAVENFARALDFDAWLGAVKYRELGGMITNNIEVVPYKKNEILRGMIHKFDLDTANSIAVGDTSSDIPMFEMVSQPICFNPNQALFKAARERGWMIVIERKDMIYGLTKDGDHYKVSTTNV; encoded by the coding sequence GTGAGTCGGCCGTTTGCTGTTTTTGACGTCGACGGAACAATTGCCCGCTCAAGCTTGCTTCAGCTGATCGTTCGTGAGCTTGCTAACAGAGGCCATGTGAGTATAGGTACAGCAATCGCAATCGAAAAACTCCTGAATGATTACAGGCAAAGAATTAGCGACGACACATTTGGTGCATTCATGAAAAAAGCCGTCGAGATGATGTTCGCCGACATGCCGGCTGGTCTCAGATCGAGCGAATACGACATTGCCGTTCAAACTGTAGTGAGCGAAAGCATACCCAACCGCTACTTGTACACATCAGAGCTCGTTAAGAGCCTTAAGACCAGAGGCTACTTTGTTATTGCAATCTCTGGCTCAGAGTTTCGGGCCGTCGAAAATTTCGCTCGCGCTTTAGACTTTGATGCTTGGCTCGGGGCAGTGAAATACAGAGAGCTAGGCGGAATGATTACCAACAATATCGAGGTTGTACCTTACAAAAAAAATGAGATCCTAAGAGGCATGATTCATAAGTTCGACCTAGACACCGCTAACTCTATCGCTGTTGGGGATACAAGCAGCGATATACCGATGTTTGAAATGGTTAGCCAGCCGATTTGCTTCAATCCCAACCAAGCCCTTTTCAAAGCAGCACGTGAACGGGGCTGGATGATCGTAATTGAACGAAAAGACATGATCTACGGCCTCACCAAAGACGGCGACCATTACAAAGTGTCTACAACAAACGTCTAG